A window from Salvia miltiorrhiza cultivar Shanhuang (shh) chromosome 2, IMPLAD_Smil_shh, whole genome shotgun sequence encodes these proteins:
- the LOC131012510 gene encoding protein EPIDERMAL PATTERNING FACTOR 1-like — MKNGSKLVLLVLMLLLVTIHATRPHHDRRTQSQYSKNKALVRFKPYRIGSTLLKHKRADTLLVAGSSLPDCTHACGSCTPCRLVTVSFVCSSIEEAETCPMAYKCMCHNKSYPVP, encoded by the exons ATGAAGAACGGATCCAAACTCGTGCTCCTTGTCTTGATGTTGCTTCTAGTTACCATACATGCAACTCGTCCAc ATCATGATCGTCGAACCCAATCACAATACAGTAAGAACAAGGCGTTGGTGAGATTCAAACCTTATCGGATCGGGTCGACCCTATTGAAGCATAAACGAGCGGATACGCTGCTAGTCGCCGGGTCAAGCTTGCCGGATTGTACCCACGCTTGTGGATCTTGTACCCCATGCCGGCTAGTGACGGTCAGCTTCGTTTGCTCATCCATTGAAGAGGCTGAGACTTGCCCTATGGCTTATAAGTGCATGTGTCACAATAAGTCATACCCGGTGCCATAA